The genomic region TCCGCACCGCGTCGGCCAAAATGCGGAAATAGCTGTCGATGCGCTCAAAATCACTGTCGATCGAATGCTTCCGCAGCCATTTCTGAAAGATGTCAGTATGATGGTGCAATGACCCGAGAACGAACTCGAAAGGATAGTCGCCCAAAATTTTGTCCTGCTCCTTCATAATCGATTCAGAAGGAAAAACTTCAGCCTCAATCCCCGTAAGCACCTCGACTCCGAACTCCTCACCGACCTTTCGCCCTTCGTCCACCAGGCGAAAATACTGATCCAGATCCTTCATCCCCATACGTATGGCGCCATCTCCAAAGCCCACGTCGCGCATCGGAATATGACAAGTAAAGGTAACCAGATCGAAACGACGCTTTGCTGCCTCACGTACATACTCTGCTGTGTGGCCGAGGGCATGGCCACAGAGGGGAGTGTGCATATGACAGTCAAACTTCATGGATGCATCCGAAACTCGAGTCAAAAAAGAGTAAAGAGGGAAGGTGCAAAGAGACGCACTATGGACTCAGACGCTCTATCCCCCACTGCGCGCCTGCCTTTTTCGAGTAGCGGAATCGATCATGCAAGCGACTCGGACGGCCCTGCCAAAACTCGATTGTTTCCGGACGCACGCGGAAGCCCCCCCAAAAATCGGGAAGCGGCACCTGCCCCTCTTTGAATTTTTGTTTCATCTCGTTGAGCTTCGTTTCAAGCAGACTGCGCGAAGAGATAACAGCACTTTGTTGGGAGACCCAAGCACCCAATTGGCTGCCATGTGGCCTCGATAGAAAGTATTTGAGCGAAGTCGCCGTAGAAACCTTCTCCGCTCGGCCACATATGATGACCTGTCGCTGCAAAGCCAACCACGGGAAACACAGTGAAACCTGATTATTCTCACCAATCTGCTGAGCCTTCCCGCTCTCGTAGTTCGTATAGAAAACGAGACCCTCTGCGTCATATGCTTTCAGAAGAACTGTCCGCGAACTCACACGTCCACGCAAATCTGCAGTAGAGAGCGTCATGGCATTGGGCTCGAGCAGATCGGCATTGCACGTCTGTTCGAACCAGAAAGCGAACTGCTCCATTGGGTCTTCGCGAAGATCTTCATGATCGAGACTGGCTTGAGCATACTCTTGTCTGAGAGCGGATGGATCCATAGTTTGAAACTACACCTAAAAGCCAAGCGAAGTTCAAACTTTGATTGGGGTCGTTCGACAGCAAGAAAACGAGTCTGCAATCCAACGAGCGTAGGTTTTAAACCAGATTATGCGATTGGAGGGAGAGCACGGTCACGATTTAGACCGAAACAACCGCCCCAGCGGCGACAGAGCGCCGCTCCTACAACCCTCGTCGGCCGCAAATACAAAAATTGCTTTCGCATCAGAATATCCCATGCAGAATTTTTTAAACGAACACTCAAAACTCAGAAAAAAAATTCGCGTTTATTAGCGTCCATTAGCGGATAACTCTCAACATAGACCATTCAACCAATAAAACCGGGTCTAGGTCGTGCAGCCGATCGCTCGACTGCACTCCTACAGACCCGTGCGAGCGCGATTAACGCACACGGTTCCTC from Opitutales bacterium harbors:
- a CDS encoding histidinol-phosphatase, with amino-acid sequence MKFDCHMHTPLCGHALGHTAEYVREAAKRRFDLVTFTCHIPMRDVGFGDGAIRMGMKDLDQYFRLVDEGRKVGEEFGVEVLTGIEAEVFPSESIMKEQDKILGDYPFEFVLGSLHHHTDIFQKWLRKHSIDSDFERIDSYFRILADAVRTGRYDSMAHPDVIRIYGTVTEMDPLEHKEVIISFLRAAAEEDVCIEVNTSGLRKGVYTVHPDPFILEWAKELGVKLTMGSDSHTPDTVGYHFHDVAKQLAGMGFESLYYHKNRVQVPEPIANFI
- the pdxH gene encoding pyridoxamine 5'-phosphate oxidase yields the protein MDPSALRQEYAQASLDHEDLREDPMEQFAFWFEQTCNADLLEPNAMTLSTADLRGRVSSRTVLLKAYDAEGLVFYTNYESGKAQQIGENNQVSLCFPWLALQRQVIICGRAEKVSTATSLKYFLSRPHGSQLGAWVSQQSAVISSRSLLETKLNEMKQKFKEGQVPLPDFWGGFRVRPETIEFWQGRPSRLHDRFRYSKKAGAQWGIERLSP